One part of the Mariniflexile litorale genome encodes these proteins:
- a CDS encoding NAD(P)/FAD-dependent oxidoreductase yields the protein MNIPRTSFPRIVIIGGGFAGVALAKKLSKQEVQVVLLDKHNYHTFQPLLYQVSTGGLEPDSIAYPIRKILKDFPNFHFRLANVEEINTLENKVLTNIGELKFDYLVVASGAETNYFGNTEIEKKSMAMKTIPESLNLRSLILENFEDALLTSDLNERNALMNFVIVGGGPTGVELAGALAEIKKGILPKDYPDLDTRLAQIHIIQSSDCILKGMSAQASEKAEDFLEKLGVNVWKNVRVTNYDGKTVTTNTDLTFETATLVWAAGVKGANIKGLDAGEFVTKSDRLIVDEFNQVKGLKNIFAIGDIACMITNECPQGLPMMAQPAIQQGKQLGENMVRLIEEQPMQPFVYNDKGAMATIGRNKAVVDLPKFKFQGVFAWYVWMFVHLFFLIGFRNRMVVFINWVYNYIRFDREARLIIRPFKKKLKS from the coding sequence ATGAATATACCAAGAACAAGTTTTCCTCGCATCGTAATTATAGGTGGTGGTTTTGCGGGCGTTGCGTTGGCAAAAAAACTATCGAAGCAAGAAGTACAGGTCGTTTTACTAGACAAACATAACTATCATACATTTCAACCACTTCTTTATCAGGTGTCTACAGGTGGTTTGGAGCCCGATTCTATAGCATATCCCATTCGGAAGATATTAAAAGATTTCCCGAATTTTCATTTTAGATTGGCCAATGTTGAAGAGATAAACACATTAGAAAATAAAGTTTTAACTAATATTGGAGAACTCAAGTTTGATTATTTGGTTGTAGCTTCAGGTGCTGAAACTAATTATTTTGGAAACACCGAAATTGAAAAGAAGAGTATGGCTATGAAAACCATACCTGAATCTTTAAACTTAAGAAGTTTAATATTGGAAAATTTTGAAGATGCTTTATTGACTTCCGATTTAAACGAACGTAACGCATTAATGAATTTTGTTATTGTAGGAGGTGGGCCAACTGGTGTTGAACTTGCAGGTGCTTTGGCTGAAATTAAAAAGGGGATTCTGCCTAAAGATTATCCCGATTTAGATACACGTTTAGCGCAAATTCATATCATTCAATCCAGCGACTGTATTTTAAAGGGAATGAGTGCTCAGGCCTCTGAAAAAGCCGAAGATTTCTTGGAAAAGTTAGGAGTTAATGTTTGGAAGAATGTAAGAGTGACTAACTATGATGGTAAAACCGTTACTACCAATACCGATTTAACCTTTGAAACCGCTACTTTAGTTTGGGCGGCAGGTGTAAAAGGAGCCAACATAAAAGGATTGGATGCTGGCGAATTTGTTACTAAAAGCGACCGATTAATTGTAGATGAATTCAACCAGGTAAAAGGACTAAAAAATATTTTTGCCATTGGTGATATTGCTTGTATGATTACTAATGAATGCCCTCAGGGCTTACCTATGATGGCGCAACCAGCCATTCAACAAGGAAAACAATTGGGTGAAAATATGGTTCGGTTAATTGAAGAGCAACCCATGCAACCATTTGTTTATAATGATAAAGGAGCTATGGCAACTATAGGAAGGAATAAAGCGGTTGTAGATTTACCAAAATTCAAATTTCAAGGTGTTTTTGCCTGGTATGTTTGGATGTTTGTTCACCTGTTTTTTTTAATAGGCTTTAGAAACCGTATGGTGGTTTTTATAAATTGGGTATATAATTATATTCGATTTGATAGAGAAGCTAGATTAATTATACGTCCGTTTAAAAAGAAACTTAAAAGTTAA
- the msrB gene encoding peptide-methionine (R)-S-oxide reductase MsrB gives MKKLMIFCITLVLFNCNSNAQKEKKTSFKVSKTDAEWKAELSEIEYNVLRKAGTERAFSSPLNKNSKKGTYVCAACGTPLFKSEHKFDSGTGWPSFDREIKGNVAFGKDSDLGYSRDEEHCATCGGHLGHVFNDGPKNTTGKRHCINGAALKFISE, from the coding sequence ATGAAGAAATTAATGATTTTCTGCATCACCTTAGTACTATTTAATTGCAATAGTAATGCCCAAAAAGAAAAGAAAACGTCATTTAAAGTATCAAAAACAGATGCTGAATGGAAAGCTGAATTATCGGAAATAGAATATAATGTCCTGAGAAAAGCAGGAACAGAACGTGCTTTTTCTAGTCCACTAAATAAAAACTCAAAAAAAGGAACTTATGTATGTGCTGCTTGTGGCACGCCACTATTCAAAAGTGAACATAAATTTGACTCTGGTACGGGATGGCCTAGTTTTGACAGAGAAATAAAGGGTAATGTTGCTTTTGGCAAAGATAGTGATTTAGGTTATTCTCGGGATGAAGAGCATTGTGCCACCTGTGGCGGTCACTTAGGACATGTTTTTAATGATGGTCCTAAAAATACTACCGGAAAAAGACATTGTATAAATGGTGCCGCACTTAAATTTATTTCTGAATAA
- the metE gene encoding 5-methyltetrahydropteroyltriglutamate--homocysteine S-methyltransferase, translated as MKTTILGYPRIGSQRELKKACEAFWSGKTDKDELLKIASELKKQNWKQQQHLGIDLIPSNDFSFYDQVLDASLTFGCIPKRYQDFDKNNFLELYFAMARGHQKDNKDVTAMEMTKWFDTNYHYIVPEFEKNQHFEFFSKKVVEEYKEALALGIKTKPVLMGPVTFLLLGKEKETGFHKLDLLDKLLPVYYEIITELTNLDVEYIQFDEPCLALNLSQKEREAITTTYKTFHTKFPKLKIYLANYFDCYGENLDMALQLPVDTLHLDLVRCPSQLDDILQSKHYNPKTKLALGLIDGRNIWKNDFEASLKIIKKVTNTINPENLWISASCSLLHTPYDLDLEINLPNEIKQWLAFAKQKLEEITTLKALSSSDNESYLSLFEENKLANLTRKNSKLIHNQLVKERISNLKDADSRRENNFSIRQATQKAALNLPLYPTTTIGSFPQTKEVRSWRLNHKKGILSQEEYNALIAKEIEDSIRFQEDIGLDVLVHGEFERNDMVEYFGEKLNGFAFSAYGWVQSYGSRCVKPPILFGDVSREKPMTVAWSTYAQSLTNIPVKGMLTGPVTILQWSFVRNDQPRATTCNQIALAIRDEVVDLEKNGLKIIQIDEPAIREGLPLRKEDWNHYLNWAVKAFRISASGVKDETQIHTHMCYSEFNDIISNIADMDADVITIETSRSEMELLDAFVNFQYPNEIGPGVYDIHSPRIPTLEEIEALLMKASNVLPNQHIWVNPDCGLKTRDWPETKEALKNLVKAASNLRKKELNLA; from the coding sequence ATGAAAACTACCATTTTAGGGTATCCAAGAATTGGAAGCCAACGCGAATTAAAAAAGGCATGTGAAGCCTTTTGGTCTGGAAAAACAGATAAAGATGAGTTATTAAAAATAGCTTCAGAATTAAAAAAACAAAATTGGAAACAACAACAGCACCTTGGAATTGATTTAATTCCTTCCAACGATTTTTCGTTTTACGACCAAGTTTTAGATGCCTCATTAACCTTTGGATGCATTCCCAAACGTTATCAAGATTTTGATAAAAACAATTTTCTAGAATTATACTTCGCTATGGCAAGAGGACATCAAAAAGACAACAAAGATGTTACCGCTATGGAAATGACCAAATGGTTTGATACCAACTACCATTATATAGTACCTGAATTTGAAAAAAACCAACACTTTGAATTCTTTTCTAAAAAAGTTGTAGAAGAATATAAAGAAGCCTTGGCTTTAGGTATTAAAACAAAACCCGTATTAATGGGTCCTGTAACGTTTTTACTATTAGGAAAAGAAAAAGAAACGGGGTTTCATAAACTTGATTTATTAGATAAATTACTTCCTGTTTATTATGAAATTATAACAGAATTAACAAATTTAGATGTTGAATACATCCAATTTGACGAACCTTGTTTGGCACTTAATCTTTCACAAAAAGAAAGAGAAGCTATAACGACTACTTACAAAACATTTCATACTAAGTTCCCAAAGTTAAAAATATATCTAGCCAATTATTTTGACTGTTACGGCGAAAATTTAGACATGGCACTTCAACTTCCTGTAGACACATTGCATTTAGATTTAGTTAGATGTCCATCACAACTAGACGATATTCTACAATCTAAACATTACAATCCTAAAACAAAATTAGCACTAGGGCTTATAGATGGCAGAAACATTTGGAAGAACGATTTTGAAGCCTCTTTAAAAATCATTAAAAAAGTAACTAATACAATCAATCCTGAAAACTTATGGATTTCAGCATCATGTTCGCTGTTACATACCCCGTACGATTTAGATTTAGAAATCAATTTACCAAACGAAATAAAACAATGGCTCGCCTTTGCAAAACAAAAGTTAGAGGAGATAACCACACTAAAAGCGCTTTCTTCTTCTGACAATGAAAGTTATCTTTCGCTTTTTGAAGAAAACAAACTAGCCAATCTAACACGTAAAAACTCCAAACTCATTCATAACCAACTGGTAAAAGAGCGTATATCTAATCTTAAAGATGCCGATAGCCGTCGAGAAAACAATTTTTCAATTAGGCAAGCCACTCAAAAAGCAGCATTAAACTTACCTTTATACCCCACCACAACTATTGGATCTTTTCCACAAACCAAAGAAGTTCGAAGCTGGCGTTTAAACCATAAAAAAGGTATTTTGTCCCAAGAAGAATACAATGCTTTAATTGCTAAAGAAATAGAAGATTCCATTCGTTTTCAAGAAGATATTGGTCTTGACGTATTGGTTCATGGTGAATTTGAACGTAATGACATGGTTGAATATTTTGGCGAAAAACTAAACGGATTTGCTTTTAGCGCCTATGGTTGGGTGCAAAGCTACGGGAGCCGCTGTGTAAAACCTCCTATTTTATTTGGTGATGTATCTCGCGAAAAACCAATGACGGTGGCTTGGTCTACCTATGCACAAAGCCTAACCAATATTCCTGTAAAAGGGATGTTAACGGGACCTGTTACCATATTACAATGGTCTTTTGTGAGAAACGATCAACCCAGAGCAACCACCTGTAACCAAATCGCTTTAGCTATTCGAGATGAAGTTGTTGATCTTGAAAAAAATGGTTTAAAAATAATTCAAATAGATGAACCAGCCATTCGAGAGGGTTTACCATTAAGAAAAGAAGATTGGAACCACTACTTAAATTGGGCGGTAAAGGCATTTAGAATTTCGGCAAGTGGTGTAAAAGATGAAACCCAAATTCATACACACATGTGTTATTCTGAATTTAATGATATTATTTCGAATATTGCCGATATGGATGCCGACGTTATAACCATTGAAACCTCACGCTCTGAAATGGAATTATTAGATGCTTTTGTAAACTTCCAATATCCTAATGAAATTGGACCAGGGGTTTATGACATTCATTCGCCAAGAATACCTACTCTAGAAGAAATTGAAGCATTACTAATGAAAGCTAGCAATGTATTACCCAACCAACATATTTGGGTAAATCCTGATTGCGGACTAAAAACTAGAGATTGGCCAGAAACAAAAGAAGCATTAAAAAACTTAGTTAAAGCAGCTTCCAATTTGCGAAAAAAAGAATTGAATCTCGCTTAA
- a CDS encoding M48 family metallopeptidase, translating into MKLKNAFIILGTIVLIVSCATNPFTGKKTMALVPNSQLFPTAFAQYDQFLSENKVVTGTSDAKMVTNVGQKIAVAAERWLTANGHVGYLNDYKWEYNLVNDATVNAWCMPGGKIVVYTGILPITKNEAGLAAVMGHEVAHALANHGQQRMSAAYVQQGVAIAGNVAIKDEQSRNAFNQYYGVGSEVGLMLPFSRAHETEADKIGLYLMAIAGYNPEEAAELWKRMSANSGGQAPPELLSTHPSNDSRIANLTNLAPEARKEAAKFGVTSFK; encoded by the coding sequence ATGAAACTGAAAAATGCATTTATAATATTAGGAACTATAGTTTTAATAGTTTCGTGTGCAACAAACCCTTTCACAGGGAAAAAAACAATGGCATTGGTGCCAAATTCTCAATTATTTCCAACAGCTTTTGCTCAATATGACCAATTTTTATCTGAGAACAAGGTTGTTACTGGTACTTCAGATGCAAAAATGGTAACCAATGTAGGTCAAAAAATTGCCGTAGCTGCCGAGCGTTGGCTAACTGCCAATGGACATGTAGGTTATTTAAATGATTACAAATGGGAGTATAATTTAGTTAATGATGCGACTGTTAATGCTTGGTGTATGCCAGGTGGAAAAATAGTGGTTTATACGGGTATTTTACCAATTACAAAAAATGAAGCAGGTTTAGCGGCGGTTATGGGGCATGAGGTGGCTCATGCTTTAGCTAATCACGGTCAACAACGTATGAGTGCTGCTTACGTACAGCAAGGCGTTGCTATTGCAGGAAATGTAGCTATTAAAGATGAGCAATCTAGAAATGCTTTTAATCAATATTATGGTGTTGGTTCTGAAGTAGGGTTGATGTTACCTTTCAGTAGAGCTCATGAAACTGAAGCCGATAAAATTGGATTGTATTTAATGGCGATTGCTGGTTATAACCCAGAAGAAGCTGCTGAACTTTGGAAACGTATGAGTGCAAATAGTGGAGGTCAAGCACCACCAGAATTATTAAGTACACACCCGTCAAACGATTCTAGAATAGCTAATCTTACTAATTTAGCACCAGAGGCTAGAAAAGAAGCCGCTAAATTTGGGGTGACTTCATTCAAATAA
- a CDS encoding Lrp/AsnC family transcriptional regulator: MSLLEKNSVPPLDEIDIRILKLLQAKSNLTTKELASKVNLSTTPVFERIKKLEKGGYIKNYIAVLDAEKLNRGLMVFCNIRLKEHTREIGNQFVKDILLLEEVTECYNISGDYDFFLKIMVSDMKSYQNFVLNHLGSLQNIGSAHSTFVMGEIKNSYSVPI, from the coding sequence ATGAGCTTGTTAGAAAAAAATTCTGTACCACCATTAGATGAAATTGACATACGGATCTTGAAATTGCTACAAGCGAAGTCTAACTTAACAACTAAAGAGTTAGCATCTAAGGTTAATTTATCAACAACACCAGTTTTTGAACGTATAAAGAAGTTAGAAAAAGGAGGCTATATTAAAAATTATATTGCTGTTTTAGATGCAGAAAAGTTAAACAGAGGCTTGATGGTTTTCTGTAATATTCGGTTGAAGGAGCATACGAGAGAGATAGGGAATCAATTTGTAAAAGATATTCTTTTGTTAGAAGAAGTCACCGAATGTTATAATATTTCGGGAGATTATGATTTTTTTCTAAAAATAATGGTGAGTGATATGAAGTCCTATCAGAATTTTGTTTTAAATCATTTAGGAAGCTTGCAAAATATAGGAAGTGCTCATAGCACCTTTGTTATGGGAGAAATTAAAAATTCATATTCCGTGCCTATTTAA
- a CDS encoding MFS transporter has protein sequence MALLEKGSKKLLNAWAFYDWANSVYTLTIASSIFPIFYSALFLSEIKEVHAFGMEFKSTALITFVTAFTFLVVAITSPILSGIADYVGNKKNFLKFFCYVGSIGCIGLYWFDITPDRIHISLVFYFMGLIGYWGSLVFYNSYLPDIAFPEQQDEVSAKGFSLGYAGSVILLIVNLAMVMTQDDGAAKMQMMRYSFITVGVWWALFSQYSFYFLPKGTSSGHKVTTAVVFNGLKELRLVWLQLKQNLRLKRYLYAFFVFSMAVQTIMLVAVYFGEEEIAWGDSGEKTTGLIVSILIIQLVAIVGAILTSKASDKFGNIKTLIFVNSIWMCLCFYAYFMETPVQFYIAASMVGLVMGGIQALARSTYSKFLPETDDTTSYFSFYDVAEKIGIVIGMVIFASIDQITGSMRNGILFLFVFFLAGILLLFRVPKEE, from the coding sequence ATGGCACTATTAGAAAAAGGAAGCAAAAAACTTCTTAATGCATGGGCATTTTATGATTGGGCAAACTCTGTTTATACTTTAACCATTGCCTCCTCTATATTCCCCATATTTTATTCAGCGTTATTTTTAAGTGAAATAAAAGAGGTTCATGCCTTTGGTATGGAGTTTAAAAGTACGGCATTGATAACGTTTGTAACTGCTTTTACTTTTTTGGTAGTAGCTATTACATCACCCATATTATCAGGTATTGCTGATTATGTAGGGAATAAAAAGAACTTTTTGAAATTCTTTTGTTACGTGGGTAGCATAGGTTGTATCGGTTTATATTGGTTTGATATTACACCAGATAGAATTCATATAAGCTTGGTTTTTTATTTTATGGGTTTAATTGGTTACTGGGGGAGTTTGGTTTTTTACAATTCCTATTTGCCTGATATTGCATTTCCAGAGCAACAAGATGAAGTAAGTGCTAAAGGGTTTTCGTTGGGATACGCAGGAAGCGTTATTTTACTTATAGTTAATTTGGCTATGGTGATGACTCAAGATGATGGAGCTGCTAAGATGCAAATGATGCGTTATTCTTTTATCACAGTAGGGGTATGGTGGGCATTGTTTAGTCAGTACTCTTTTTATTTTTTACCTAAAGGCACATCTTCAGGGCATAAAGTAACAACGGCTGTTGTTTTTAACGGACTAAAAGAATTACGACTGGTTTGGTTACAGCTTAAGCAAAATTTGAGATTGAAACGTTATTTGTATGCTTTTTTTGTATTTAGTATGGCGGTTCAAACCATTATGTTGGTTGCTGTTTATTTTGGTGAAGAAGAAATAGCATGGGGGGATAGTGGTGAAAAAACAACAGGACTTATAGTTAGTATATTAATTATACAGTTAGTTGCCATAGTTGGAGCCATTTTAACATCCAAAGCGTCCGATAAATTTGGAAACATAAAAACATTGATTTTTGTTAATTCTATTTGGATGTGTTTGTGTTTCTATGCCTATTTTATGGAAACACCTGTGCAATTTTACATAGCAGCGTCTATGGTTGGTTTAGTTATGGGAGGTATTCAAGCTTTGGCAAGATCGACTTACTCTAAGTTTTTACCAGAAACTGATGATACAACATCGTATTTTAGTTTTTATGACGTTGCTGAAAAAATTGGTATTGTTATAGGGATGGTCATTTTTGCTTCCATTGACCAAATTACTGGTAGTATGCGAAATGGTATTTTATTCCTGTTTGTATTCTTTTTAGCTGGAATTCTTTTGCTATTTCGAGTACCTAAAGAAGAATAA
- a CDS encoding DUF1572 family protein, giving the protein MESYLVSVVKQFEYYKSLGDKTFNQLTFEEIQWQSNEASNSISVIVKHIIGNMSSRWTHFLTEDGEKSWRNRDAEFEDTYTSKEDLIASWESGWFCLFSALKSLEKKDLERIIYIRNEGHTVIEAINRQLAHYPYHIGQIVFLGKLLKDEQWLSLSIPKGNSSKYNEDKFNKEKGRRHFTDDL; this is encoded by the coding sequence ATGGAAAGCTATTTAGTAAGTGTTGTTAAGCAATTTGAATATTATAAAAGTTTAGGCGATAAAACTTTTAATCAATTAACTTTTGAAGAAATACAATGGCAAAGTAATGAAGCTTCAAACTCCATTTCGGTTATTGTAAAACATATTATAGGTAACATGTCAAGCCGTTGGACTCATTTTTTAACCGAAGATGGAGAAAAATCTTGGCGTAATCGCGACGCAGAATTTGAAGATACCTACACTTCCAAAGAAGATTTAATAGCTTCATGGGAAAGTGGATGGTTTTGTTTATTTAGTGCTTTAAAATCTTTGGAAAAAAAAGATTTAGAGCGCATAATTTACATTAGAAATGAAGGACATACTGTTATTGAAGCCATTAACAGGCAATTAGCACATTACCCCTACCATATTGGACAAATCGTATTTTTAGGAAAGCTTTTAAAAGATGAACAGTGGTTATCGTTATCAATTCCTAAAGGAAATTCTTCAAAATACAATGAAGATAAATTTAATAAAGAAAAAGGCCGACGCCATTTTACGGATGATTTGTGA
- a CDS encoding ATP-dependent Clp protease ATP-binding subunit, translating to MDDNFSPRVKDVIAFSKEEALRLGHDFIGTEHLMLGLLRDGDGKAINILNALDIDLNHLRRKVEILSPANPNILTGSNKKMNLHLTRQAERALKTTFLEAKLFQSTSINTAHLLLCILRNENDPTTKLLNKLKVDYDNVKEQFKLMITNDSDYIEPKAESFQDDDSHIEDDASKDIFNSPASKTNKKSKTPVLDNFGRDLTAMAEEGKLDPVVGREKEIERVSQILSRRKKNNPLLIGEPGVGKSAIAEGLALRIVKRKVSRILFGKRVVTLDLASLVAGTKYRGQFEERMKAVMNELEKNDDVILFIDEIHTIVGAGGATGSLDASNMFKPALARGEIQCIGATTLDEYRQYIEKDGALERRFQKVIVEPTTVEETIEILNNIKAKYEEHHNVEYTPQAIEACVKLTSRYMTERFLPDKAIDALDEAGSRVHITNIEVPKQIIELEKQLEIVKESKNSVVKKQKYEEAAKLRDDEKRLEKELAIAQEKWDEDTKQHREIVTEDNVADVVSMMTGIPVNRIAQTEINKLAELPELIKGKVIGQDDAVAKVVKAIQRNRAGLKDPNKPIGSFIFLGQTGVGKTQLAKVLSRELFDSEDSLVRIDMSEYMEKFAISRLVGAPPGYVGYEEGGQLTEKVRRKPYAVILLDEIEKAHPDVFNMLLQVLDDGYLTDSLGRKIDFRNTIIIMTSNIGARKLKDFGMGIGFGTASQKAQEDANTKSVIENALKKSFAPEFLNRIDDVVVFNPLEKEDINKIIDIELGKLLLRIKDLGYHLKLSDKAKDYIADKGFDKQYGARPLKRAIQKYVEDALAEEIITSHVKEGDSINIDLDETAQELNISIDKAEKPAES from the coding sequence ATGGATGATAATTTTTCCCCAAGAGTAAAAGATGTAATTGCTTTTAGCAAAGAAGAAGCACTACGATTAGGTCACGATTTTATTGGGACGGAACACTTAATGCTTGGCCTTTTACGTGATGGTGATGGTAAGGCGATAAATATTTTAAATGCGTTGGATATAGATTTAAATCATCTGAGACGCAAAGTAGAGATCTTAAGTCCTGCTAACCCGAATATTTTGACAGGTTCAAACAAAAAAATGAACCTACACCTTACTAGGCAGGCAGAGCGCGCTTTAAAGACAACGTTTTTAGAAGCAAAGCTATTTCAAAGCACCTCTATAAATACAGCTCACTTATTGCTTTGTATTTTAAGGAATGAAAACGACCCTACTACCAAGCTTTTAAATAAGCTTAAAGTTGATTACGATAATGTTAAAGAACAATTTAAACTTATGATAACAAACGATAGCGACTATATAGAACCAAAAGCAGAATCTTTTCAAGATGATGACTCTCATATTGAAGACGATGCATCAAAAGATATTTTTAATTCACCCGCAAGTAAAACAAACAAAAAATCTAAAACCCCTGTTTTAGATAATTTTGGTCGCGACTTAACTGCCATGGCAGAAGAAGGCAAACTAGACCCTGTGGTAGGTAGAGAAAAAGAAATTGAACGCGTCTCACAAATTTTAAGTAGAAGAAAGAAAAACAATCCATTATTAATTGGGGAACCAGGGGTTGGTAAATCGGCCATTGCCGAGGGTTTAGCCCTTCGCATTGTAAAAAGAAAAGTATCTAGAATTCTTTTCGGAAAACGTGTTGTTACTTTAGATTTAGCAAGTTTAGTAGCTGGAACTAAATACAGAGGACAGTTTGAAGAGCGCATGAAAGCGGTTATGAATGAACTTGAAAAAAATGACGATGTTATTTTGTTTATTGACGAAATTCACACCATTGTTGGAGCTGGTGGCGCTACTGGAAGTTTAGATGCTTCCAATATGTTTAAACCCGCTTTGGCTCGTGGCGAAATTCAATGTATTGGTGCTACAACCTTAGATGAATACCGCCAATATATTGAAAAAGATGGTGCCCTAGAACGTCGTTTCCAAAAAGTAATTGTGGAACCAACTACGGTTGAGGAAACCATTGAAATTCTTAACAATATTAAAGCCAAATACGAAGAACACCATAATGTGGAATACACACCCCAAGCTATTGAAGCTTGCGTAAAATTAACGAGTCGTTATATGACTGAGCGTTTTTTACCTGACAAGGCTATTGATGCTTTAGATGAAGCGGGATCGCGTGTTCATATTACTAATATTGAGGTGCCAAAACAAATTATTGAGCTGGAAAAACAACTTGAAATCGTAAAAGAATCAAAAAACTCCGTTGTTAAAAAGCAAAAATATGAAGAAGCAGCTAAACTTAGAGATGACGAAAAACGTCTTGAAAAAGAATTAGCAATTGCTCAAGAAAAATGGGACGAAGACACGAAACAACATCGTGAAATTGTTACTGAAGATAATGTTGCCGATGTGGTTTCGATGATGACTGGCATCCCTGTAAACAGAATTGCTCAAACTGAAATTAATAAATTAGCCGAATTACCTGAACTTATAAAAGGTAAAGTGATTGGTCAAGACGATGCCGTTGCCAAGGTTGTTAAAGCCATACAACGTAACCGTGCTGGACTTAAAGACCCAAATAAACCCATTGGTTCGTTTATATTTTTAGGACAAACTGGTGTTGGGAAAACACAATTAGCTAAAGTATTGTCTCGTGAATTATTTGATAGTGAAGATTCGCTTGTAAGAATTGACATGAGTGAATATATGGAGAAATTTGCTATATCTAGATTAGTTGGAGCGCCTCCAGGATACGTTGGTTACGAAGAAGGCGGACAATTAACCGAAAAAGTAAGACGCAAACCTTATGCTGTTATTCTTTTAGATGAAATTGAAAAAGCACATCCAGATGTATTTAACATGCTCCTACAAGTGCTGGACGATGGCTATTTAACCGATAGTTTAGGTCGAAAAATAGACTTTAGAAACACCATCATCATCATGACATCTAATATTGGAGCTCGTAAGCTTAAAGATTTTGGAATGGGTATTGGTTTTGGAACTGCCTCGCAAAAAGCACAAGAAGATGCTAATACCAAAAGCGTTATTGAAAATGCTTTGAAAAAATCATTCGCACCAGAGTTTTTAAATAGAATTGACGATGTAGTGGTTTTTAATCCTTTAGAAAAAGAAGACATCAATAAAATTATCGATATTGAACTTGGTAAACTTCTTTTAAGAATTAAAGATTTAGGATATCATTTAAAATTGAGTGATAAAGCCAAAGATTATATTGCCGATAAAGGTTTTGATAAGCAATATGGTGCACGCCCTTTAAAACGAGCTATTCAAAAATACGTTGAAGACGCTCTGGCAGAAGAAATTATTACTTCTCATGTTAAAGAAGGAGACAGTATTAATATTGATTTAGATGAAACAGCTCAGGAACTCAATATTAGTATTGATAAGGCTGAAAAACCTGCTGAATCTTAA